A single window of Streptococcus cristatus ATCC 51100 DNA harbors:
- a CDS encoding DegV family protein — protein MAKIKIVTDSSITIEPELAKDLNITIVPLTVMIDGVVYSDANLKEGEFLRLMKSSKNLPKTSQPPVGVFSEVFEDLSAEDVQIISIHMSHALSGTVEAARQGATLAKADVTVVDSSFTDQAMKFQVVEAAKIAKAGANLEEILEKLEEVKAKTELYIGVSTLENLVKGGRIGRVTGLISSLLNIRVVMQMTNHTLTPIVKGRGAKTFKKWLDDLKESLKEKEIEEIGISYAGGPEFANQMKEELQEFVEKPISVLETGSIIQTHTGENAWAVLVRYK, from the coding sequence ATGGCAAAAATTAAAATTGTGACAGACTCTTCGATTACGATTGAGCCTGAACTAGCAAAAGATTTGAATATTACGATAGTTCCTTTGACAGTCATGATTGACGGTGTAGTCTACTCGGATGCAAATTTGAAAGAGGGAGAATTCCTTCGGTTGATGAAGTCTAGTAAAAATCTACCTAAGACTAGCCAACCACCAGTTGGAGTATTTTCTGAGGTTTTCGAAGATTTGTCAGCGGAAGATGTCCAAATTATCTCGATTCACATGTCTCATGCTTTATCTGGCACTGTAGAGGCAGCTCGTCAGGGTGCTACCTTGGCTAAGGCTGATGTAACGGTTGTCGATAGTTCTTTCACGGACCAAGCGATGAAGTTCCAAGTCGTTGAGGCTGCTAAAATTGCAAAAGCTGGAGCGAATTTGGAGGAGATTTTAGAAAAACTTGAGGAAGTCAAAGCCAAGACGGAGCTATACATCGGCGTATCAACCTTAGAAAATTTAGTCAAAGGTGGTCGTATCGGCCGTGTGACCGGTCTGATTAGCTCGCTTTTAAATATTCGTGTCGTCATGCAGATGACAAATCATACCTTGACTCCTATTGTCAAAGGAAGGGGCGCTAAAACCTTCAAGAAATGGCTGGATGACTTGAAAGAGTCTCTGAAAGAGAAGGAAATTGAAGAAATAGGAATTTCCTATGCGGGTGGACCAGAATTTGCCAATCAAATGAAGGAAGAGTTACAAGAGTTTGTTGAAAAACCAATCTCTGTCTTAGAAACAGGTTCCATCATCCAAACTCACACTGGAGAAAATGCATGGGCCGTTCTAGTTCGCTATAAATAG
- a CDS encoding HU family DNA-binding protein, with translation MANKQDLIAKVAEATELTKKDSAAAVDAVFAAVTEYLSKGEKVQLIGFGNFEVRERAARKGRNPQTGKEITIAASKVPAFKAGKALKDAVK, from the coding sequence ATGGCTAACAAACAAGATTTGATCGCAAAAGTGGCAGAAGCTACAGAATTGACTAAAAAAGATTCAGCAGCAGCAGTTGACGCTGTATTTGCAGCAGTTACAGAATACCTTTCAAAAGGTGAAAAAGTTCAATTGATCGGTTTTGGTAACTTTGAAGTTCGTGAGCGTGCAGCACGTAAAGGTCGCAACCCACAAACTGGTAAAGAAATCACAATCGCAGCTTCTAAAGTTCCAGCTTTCAAAGCAGGTAAAGCTCTTAAAGACGCTGTTAAATAA
- a CDS encoding DUF4947 domain-containing protein: MNFKRVITFLTMLVAVIALTACYYPRKRVPRSEASSVQKVKIPKKSESTKATGSSQQEKSKSSQTSSSSAPASESKATSSPDEVTDGLPQDAQSANKDKIYATGNAKVYYRSFEGGFSAQTPDFKGYTEEQVKKVLGEPEAVIKDPNYIKDTFKAQELENIKELYRGQHVTEEQAKAFYVTAADIAQAASLNQDHQLESDYILYSYKQHKINLIFSKGELYYMTPNPDYLYFK; this comes from the coding sequence ATGAATTTTAAAAGAGTAATAACCTTTTTAACCATGCTTGTGGCTGTTATAGCTTTGACAGCTTGCTATTATCCAAGGAAAAGAGTTCCTAGGTCTGAAGCCTCTTCTGTCCAAAAGGTGAAAATACCAAAGAAATCAGAATCGACGAAAGCTACAGGCTCCAGTCAGCAAGAAAAATCAAAGAGTAGCCAGACCTCATCATCTAGTGCTCCAGCTTCTGAGAGTAAGGCGACAAGTTCGCCAGATGAAGTAACGGATGGTTTGCCTCAAGATGCACAGTCTGCCAATAAAGACAAGATCTATGCAACAGGTAATGCCAAGGTGTATTATCGTTCTTTTGAAGGAGGATTTAGTGCTCAAACGCCTGATTTCAAAGGCTATACAGAGGAGCAAGTCAAAAAGGTTCTTGGCGAGCCAGAGGCCGTCATAAAGGATCCGAATTACATTAAGGACACTTTTAAAGCTCAGGAGTTAGAAAATATAAAAGAGCTCTATCGAGGTCAGCATGTGACGGAAGAGCAGGCAAAAGCTTTCTATGTAACAGCAGCGGATATTGCACAGGCAGCTAGCTTGAACCAAGACCATCAGTTGGAGAGTGACTATATTTTATATAGCTATAAGCAACATAAAATTAATCTGATTTTCTCTAAAGGAGAGTTGTATTATATGACTCCCAATCCTGATTATCTTTATTTTAAATAA
- a CDS encoding TRZ/ATZ family protein: MKAYTNVNLVTCDSAFHVYWEGLLVVEDERIAYCGPYDEAWLEQCSELVDYEGAWIMPGLVNCHTHSAMTLLRGIRDDSNLHEWLEDYIWPAESQFTSALTTKAVQLALAEMLQSGTTTFNDMYNPQGVEIDRIYETVRQSGMRCYFSPTLFSSESETAEETLARTRAIIEEILAYEDEDFKVMVAPHSPYACDEDLLKGSLELARELDLKLHIHVAETQEENKIILERYGKRPLAFLKELGYLEQPAIFAHGVELNPSEIADLAASPVSIAHNPISNLKLASGVAPVTDLLAAVVTVGLATDSVASNNNLDMFEEGRTAALLQKMRAGDATQFTIEQALKALTIEGAKALGLDNKIGSLEAGKQADFIAIQPKGRLHLYPLENMLSHLVYAVKGSDVQDVYIAGQQVVRDGQVLTVDLESFR; encoded by the coding sequence ATGAAAGCTTATACAAATGTCAATCTGGTGACCTGTGACAGCGCATTTCATGTTTATTGGGAAGGTTTACTTGTGGTTGAGGATGAACGCATTGCCTACTGTGGTCCCTATGACGAGGCCTGGCTAGAACAGTGCAGCGAGCTGGTGGATTATGAAGGAGCATGGATCATGCCAGGGCTGGTCAACTGCCATACGCACTCAGCCATGACCTTGCTGCGTGGGATTCGTGATGACAGCAATCTACATGAATGGCTGGAGGATTATATCTGGCCAGCAGAAAGCCAATTCACATCGGCTCTAACAACCAAAGCTGTCCAGCTGGCTCTAGCTGAAATGCTCCAATCGGGAACAACGACTTTTAACGATATGTATAATCCTCAAGGGGTGGAGATTGACCGAATCTATGAGACTGTGCGGCAGTCTGGTATGCGCTGCTATTTCTCACCAACCCTCTTTAGCTCAGAGTCGGAAACAGCCGAAGAGACTCTGGCACGTACTCGGGCCATTATTGAGGAAATCCTCGCTTATGAAGATGAAGATTTTAAGGTCATGGTGGCGCCGCATTCGCCCTATGCCTGTGACGAAGATCTACTCAAGGGCAGTCTTGAGCTAGCTCGTGAGCTGGATTTGAAGCTTCATATCCATGTGGCAGAGACTCAGGAAGAAAATAAAATCATCCTGGAGCGCTATGGTAAACGGCCTTTGGCTTTCTTGAAAGAGCTTGGCTACTTGGAGCAGCCAGCCATTTTTGCTCACGGGGTTGAGCTCAATCCGTCAGAGATTGCGGATTTAGCGGCTTCTCCAGTCAGCATCGCCCACAATCCTATCAGCAACCTCAAGCTGGCTTCTGGTGTGGCTCCAGTGACAGACTTACTAGCCGCTGTGGTGACCGTTGGCTTAGCGACGGACTCTGTCGCTTCTAATAATAATCTGGACATGTTTGAAGAAGGTCGGACAGCAGCCCTCCTCCAGAAGATGCGAGCAGGAGATGCGACCCAGTTTACGATCGAGCAGGCCTTGAAAGCTTTGACCATTGAAGGAGCCAAGGCACTAGGATTGGATAACAAAATTGGCAGTCTGGAAGCGGGCAAGCAAGCCGATTTCATTGCCATTCAGCCTAAGGGACGACTTCACCTCTATCCTTTGGAAAATATGCTGTCGCACCTAGTATACGCAGTCAAGGGTAGCGATGTTCAGGATGTCTACATTGCTGGGCAGCAGGTTGTCCGAGACGGCCAAGTGCTGACCGTTGATCTAGAATCGTTCCGTTAA
- a CDS encoding L-lactate MFS transporter, whose translation MKKTPNRWFILAAAILTNLSLGAGYAWSVFQKALLEANASQGWVQAQTSLAFSISFAMVPIGMIIFGPKVDSLGPKKFVFLGGILFGAGMFATGFATSLPVLYLTYGVVLGLGIGSAYGASTSVATKWFPDKKGLAGGLTAAGFGLGPLIIGPLAKTLIASMGVYSTFKVLGIALLVVICCSSLVMEKAPVAAPAAGSSSPTGKTHKEMLREGNFWLLWLIYILGATGGMMIIGSAASISDQYKLVGEATLFVMLVSIANTFGRIFWGAVSDKIGRYPTVIAMFGAVAGGLALTALFKGEGSILAILGVMLVALSFGGFLGSFPGITAENWGVANVGTNYGWMFTAYGVAAIAGPQLGARLAQANKGDYSMAFYIVIGMALLGIVLQLFYISKSKKA comes from the coding sequence ATGAAAAAAACACCAAATCGCTGGTTCATTTTAGCAGCAGCTATCTTAACCAACCTTTCTTTAGGTGCTGGATACGCCTGGTCTGTTTTTCAAAAAGCGCTGCTGGAAGCCAATGCTAGCCAAGGATGGGTGCAAGCTCAAACCTCTCTAGCCTTCAGTATCTCTTTTGCAATGGTGCCAATCGGCATGATTATTTTCGGACCTAAAGTCGATTCATTAGGCCCTAAGAAATTTGTCTTTCTAGGAGGCATTCTCTTTGGTGCTGGTATGTTTGCTACAGGATTTGCAACTTCTCTTCCTGTACTCTACTTAACCTACGGGGTTGTCCTTGGTCTCGGTATCGGATCAGCCTATGGCGCTTCAACTTCTGTCGCTACCAAATGGTTCCCTGATAAAAAAGGGCTCGCGGGTGGTTTAACCGCTGCTGGCTTTGGACTTGGACCACTAATCATCGGACCACTTGCCAAAACTCTCATCGCTTCAATGGGCGTTTATTCTACATTTAAAGTTCTGGGAATTGCCCTACTTGTCGTTATCTGCTGCTCTTCTCTTGTCATGGAAAAAGCTCCAGTAGCTGCTCCAGCAGCAGGAAGTTCTTCACCGACAGGAAAAACTCACAAAGAAATGCTACGCGAAGGCAACTTCTGGTTGCTGTGGCTCATCTACATTTTAGGTGCTACTGGTGGTATGATGATTATCGGTTCAGCAGCGTCTATCTCTGACCAATATAAACTAGTTGGAGAAGCCACTCTATTCGTTATGCTGGTTTCTATTGCCAATACTTTTGGACGAATCTTCTGGGGAGCTGTATCGGACAAAATCGGGCGCTACCCTACTGTAATCGCCATGTTTGGCGCCGTCGCTGGTGGCTTGGCGCTGACCGCTCTCTTTAAAGGGGAGGGAAGCATCCTTGCAATCTTAGGCGTCATGCTTGTCGCCCTATCCTTCGGTGGCTTCCTTGGATCTTTCCCAGGTATTACAGCCGAAAATTGGGGCGTGGCCAACGTCGGTACAAACTACGGCTGGATGTTCACGGCCTATGGTGTTGCAGCTATTGCCGGACCACAGTTGGGAGCTCGACTTGCTCAAGCAAACAAGGGAGACTATTCAATGGCTTTCTACATCGTTATTGGTATGGCACTCCTTGGTATCGTCCTACAATTATTCTATATTTCTAAATCAAAGAAAGCTTAA
- a CDS encoding peroxide-responsive transcriptional repressor PerR, producing MNEEYEKNYQEVIEHLRLKGVRITETRKAVIAFIISSHDHPSTEMIYQALLPEFPNMSLATVYNNLKVLIDEGFVSELKVRNDTTTYYDFMGHQHLNVICEKCGRIADMDLDLPDVQQEAAEQTGYQITKSQMVVYGICPECAQQEQVAS from the coding sequence ATGAATGAAGAGTATGAAAAGAATTACCAGGAAGTAATTGAACATCTGAGGCTGAAAGGTGTTCGAATCACAGAGACGAGAAAGGCCGTGATTGCTTTTATCATCAGCAGTCATGACCACCCTAGCACAGAGATGATTTACCAAGCCCTCTTGCCTGAATTTCCCAATATGAGCTTGGCGACTGTTTATAACAACCTAAAAGTGTTGATTGATGAGGGCTTTGTATCTGAGCTCAAAGTCCGAAATGACACGACGACCTATTATGATTTTATGGGGCATCAGCACCTCAATGTCATTTGTGAAAAATGTGGTCGGATTGCGGATATGGACTTGGATTTGCCAGACGTTCAGCAGGAAGCAGCAGAGCAGACCGGTTATCAAATCACCAAGAGTCAGATGGTCGTTTATGGTATTTGTCCAGAGTGCGCCCAGCAAGAACAAGTGGCTAGCTAG
- a CDS encoding phosphoglycerate mutase translates to MVKLVFARHGESEWNKANLFTGWADVDLSEKGTQQAIDAGKLIKEAGIEFDQAYTSVLKRAIKTTNLALEAADQLWVPVEKSWRLNERHYGGLTGKNKAEAAEQFGDEQVHIWRRSYDVLPPNMDRDDEHSAHTDRRYASLDDSVIPDAENLKVTLERALPFWEDKIAPALKDGKNVFVGAHGNSIRALVKHIKRLSDDEIMDVEIPNFPPLVFEFDEKLNVVAEYYLGK, encoded by the coding sequence ATGGTAAAATTGGTTTTTGCTCGCCATGGTGAGTCTGAATGGAACAAAGCTAACCTTTTCACTGGTTGGGCTGATGTAGATCTTTCTGAAAAAGGGACACAACAAGCAATCGACGCTGGTAAATTGATCAAAGAAGCAGGTATCGAATTTGACCAAGCTTACACTTCAGTTTTGAAACGTGCGATCAAAACAACAAACTTGGCGCTTGAAGCAGCTGACCAACTTTGGGTTCCAGTTGAAAAATCATGGCGCTTGAACGAACGTCACTACGGTGGTTTGACTGGTAAAAACAAGGCTGAAGCTGCTGAACAATTTGGTGATGAGCAAGTTCACATCTGGCGTCGTTCATACGATGTATTGCCTCCAAACATGGACCGTGATGATGAGCACTCAGCTCACACTGACCGTCGTTACGCTTCACTTGACGATTCAGTTATTCCAGATGCTGAAAACTTGAAAGTAACTTTGGAACGTGCCCTTCCATTCTGGGAAGATAAAATCGCTCCAGCACTTAAAGATGGTAAAAATGTATTCGTAGGAGCTCACGGTAACTCAATCCGTGCCCTTGTAAAACACATCAAACGCTTGTCAGACGACGAAATCATGGACGTGGAAATCCCTAACTTCCCACCATTGGTATTCGAATTCGACGAAAAATTGAACGTAGTTGCTGAATACTACCTTGGAAAATAA
- the gtfB gene encoding accessory Sec system glycosylation chaperone GtfB, with protein sequence MICLFDRYDQASFDLLRSLKATGLDCPVVVVQDDGYLSPDVESPYSYFTGDLDTPEGRPIYFNLVPKPHLWEIRSSNVNGEILDMGKKRANIFYRQPTHERRVRAVEWLDTEGQVRAADIYNRKGRLFAQITYDQTQRPTHTRYFDQSNVVVIMENHLTGDIILTLEGKRHIFKSKQEFVVFYLQYRGYDTDRIIYNSLATPFLVAYALRPKNGRAEDVLFWQEPIGEALPGNMKVAMKMPHRNIRIAVQDRQVYEKIQSLATPEEKVYFHNIGYIYDYQRLNNMNPEALILTNSDQLEQIEQLLTQLPNVHFHIGAITEMSGHLMGLNRYPNVSLYPNIRPAKVAELFERCDLYLDINISDEILNACRTAFENNMLILSFTNTCHSRRFIADDHIYAPENVSGMVDKIQSALAHSSEMEAALTRQKQAANQASLEQYKAII encoded by the coding sequence ATGATTTGTTTGTTTGACCGCTATGATCAAGCAAGTTTTGATTTGTTACGTTCATTAAAAGCAACAGGACTTGATTGTCCTGTTGTTGTTGTACAAGACGATGGCTATCTTTCACCAGATGTCGAGTCTCCTTACAGTTATTTTACAGGAGATTTGGACACACCAGAGGGCCGTCCAATTTATTTTAATCTTGTCCCCAAACCGCATCTATGGGAGATTCGCTCTAGCAATGTAAATGGCGAAATCTTGGATATGGGCAAGAAGCGTGCGAATATTTTCTATCGCCAACCGACACATGAAAGACGTGTGCGGGCTGTCGAATGGTTGGATACAGAGGGGCAAGTCCGAGCGGCAGATATCTACAATCGCAAAGGACGGCTTTTTGCACAAATAACCTACGACCAGACACAACGTCCGACCCATACTCGTTATTTTGACCAGAGCAATGTCGTGGTCATTATGGAAAATCATCTGACTGGTGATATCATCTTGACACTTGAAGGAAAGCGTCATATTTTTAAATCTAAACAAGAATTTGTCGTCTTTTATCTGCAATATCGTGGATATGATACAGATCGTATTATTTATAATTCTCTAGCAACCCCCTTCTTGGTGGCCTACGCTCTTCGTCCTAAAAATGGTCGTGCAGAAGATGTTCTTTTCTGGCAGGAGCCTATCGGAGAAGCCTTACCTGGAAATATGAAAGTAGCTATGAAAATGCCTCATCGCAATATCCGCATCGCTGTTCAGGACAGGCAGGTATATGAGAAAATTCAAAGCTTGGCAACACCGGAAGAAAAAGTCTATTTCCACAATATTGGTTATATTTATGATTACCAACGTCTTAATAATATGAATCCAGAAGCCTTGATTTTGACCAATAGTGATCAGCTTGAGCAAATAGAGCAGCTCTTGACTCAGCTGCCAAATGTACATTTCCATATTGGAGCCATCACAGAAATGTCTGGCCATTTGATGGGGCTCAATCGTTATCCGAATGTTTCGCTTTATCCAAATATTCGTCCGGCAAAGGTTGCAGAGCTTTTTGAGAGATGTGACTTGTATCTAGATATCAATATCAGCGATGAAATTCTTAATGCTTGTCGCACAGCTTTTGAGAACAACATGTTGATTCTCAGTTTCACAAATACTTGTCATAGCCGTCGATTTATTGCGGATGATCACATTTACGCACCAGAAAATGTCTCAGGCATGGTGGATAAGATTCAAAGTGCCCTTGCCCATTCATCAGAGATGGAAGCAGCACTTACTAGACAGAAACAGGCTGCTAATCAAGCTAGTTTGGAGCAATATAAGGCCATTATTTAA
- a CDS encoding LPXTG cell wall anchor domain-containing protein, which yields MSTSALQQSNSFSYSKGEPTSESKPEFNLPSYLESVSASESVSTSTSMSDSASTSASLSDSASISSATNHSQAPKPQPAQPGQVKVTPNAKALPNTGTASNQFAGLGLGVAALVTASLLGKKKRSAASEMDLED from the coding sequence TTGAGTACAAGTGCGTTACAACAATCTAACTCATTCAGCTATAGTAAGGGTGAGCCAACAAGCGAATCTAAGCCAGAGTTTAACCTTCCTAGCTACCTTGAATCTGTAAGTGCAAGTGAGTCAGTCTCAACAAGCACAAGCATGAGTGACAGCGCAAGTACCTCAGCTAGCTTGTCCGACAGTGCTTCAATCTCAAGTGCTACAAATCACTCTCAAGCACCTAAGCCACAGCCTGCACAACCAGGACAAGTCAAAGTTACTCCAAACGCTAAGGCTTTACCAAATACAGGAACTGCAAGTAACCAATTTGCTGGTCTTGGATTAGGAGTAGCTGCCTTGGTAACTGCCTCTCTTCTTGGTAAGAAGAAGAGATCAGCAGCTTCTGAAATGGATTTAGAAGACTAA
- the pbp2b gene encoding penicillin-binding protein PBP2B, whose amino-acid sequence MREEMSKRKFDSHSITGRLYLLFGIVGALFLVLIARLGYMQVVNQEFYTDKLAKASKTKIKSSSVRGQIYEASGKPLVENTTKQVVTFTRDNKLTAEEIRETAQKLLQYVSVSDLKVTERQEVDYYLADNKVYREVVEKLPKEEKFDTDGNRLPEAKIYKAAAESIDPSQLGYTDEEKRIIALFSQMNAVPNFSTGTIQTDDLTTEQVATIASIGKELPGISISTSWNRKVLETSLASIVGQISTEKTGLPAEEADDYVKKGYSLNDRVGISYLEKEYESVLQGKRAEKEIRLDKNGNMESVETISEGSKGNNLKLTVDLTFQQGVEDILRNAFNMELAKGNATYSEGVYAVAMDPNTGSILALAGVKHDLETGDISADALGTITNVFVPGSVVKAATLTAGWQYGAISGNQSLVDQPILFAGSAPINSWFTAYGSRSITAVEALEYSSNTYMVQVALNMLGTPYSPNMALGTNNVDASMKKLRSTFAEYGLGTETGIDLPTESTGYIPKNFTVSNYITDAFGQFDNYTPLQLAQYASTVANNGKRVAPHLVEGIYANNDQGGLGDLIEKKETKELNQVNISEENMALIKQGFYQVVNGWSGFTTGRTIAQGAMVSISAKTGTAETFVNGGTSAINTNVVSYAPSDNPKIAVAVVFPHNTDLSSTVSHSITRDIINLYNQQHPMN is encoded by the coding sequence ATGAGAGAAGAAATGTCTAAGAGGAAATTTGATAGCCATTCTATCACAGGCCGACTCTACCTTCTATTTGGAATTGTCGGAGCCTTATTTTTGGTGCTGATCGCTCGTCTGGGCTACATGCAGGTCGTCAATCAAGAATTTTATACAGATAAATTAGCTAAAGCAAGTAAAACAAAGATAAAATCGAGTTCGGTTCGTGGGCAGATCTATGAAGCTTCAGGCAAGCCCCTGGTGGAGAACACAACCAAGCAAGTGGTGACCTTTACGCGAGATAATAAACTGACAGCAGAAGAAATCCGTGAAACAGCACAAAAGTTACTGCAGTATGTGTCCGTGTCTGACCTAAAGGTGACCGAGCGCCAAGAAGTTGACTATTATCTGGCGGATAATAAAGTTTACCGAGAAGTGGTTGAAAAATTACCCAAGGAAGAAAAATTTGATACAGATGGCAATCGTTTACCTGAAGCCAAGATCTATAAGGCAGCAGCGGAGAGTATTGATCCAAGCCAGCTAGGCTATACAGATGAGGAAAAGAGGATTATCGCTCTATTTAGCCAGATGAATGCTGTTCCAAACTTTTCAACAGGGACGATTCAGACGGATGATTTGACGACGGAGCAGGTCGCTACGATTGCGTCCATCGGCAAAGAGCTTCCGGGTATTAGTATTTCAACCAGCTGGAACCGGAAAGTTTTGGAAACATCGTTGGCTTCAATTGTTGGTCAAATTTCAACCGAAAAAACAGGTCTGCCAGCTGAGGAAGCGGATGACTATGTCAAGAAGGGCTATTCTCTGAATGACCGAGTGGGAATTTCTTATCTGGAAAAAGAGTATGAGTCTGTTTTACAAGGAAAACGAGCAGAGAAAGAAATTCGGCTGGACAAAAATGGCAACATGGAGAGCGTTGAGACCATTTCTGAGGGAAGCAAAGGGAACAACCTGAAGCTAACCGTAGATCTGACCTTCCAGCAGGGTGTTGAGGATATTCTTAGAAATGCCTTTAATATGGAGCTAGCCAAGGGCAACGCCACCTATTCAGAAGGTGTCTATGCCGTGGCTATGGATCCCAATACGGGGTCAATCTTGGCCCTGGCTGGTGTCAAGCACGATCTGGAAACAGGCGATATCTCAGCGGATGCGCTGGGTACCATTACAAATGTTTTCGTTCCAGGTTCTGTCGTCAAGGCGGCTACCTTAACCGCTGGTTGGCAGTACGGAGCTATTTCTGGGAATCAATCCTTGGTCGATCAGCCGATTCTTTTCGCGGGTTCTGCTCCCATCAATTCTTGGTTTACGGCCTATGGTTCTCGCTCTATTACAGCGGTGGAGGCGCTGGAATATTCGTCTAATACCTATATGGTTCAGGTGGCCCTAAATATGCTTGGGACTCCGTATAGCCCAAATATGGCCTTAGGAACCAACAACGTCGATGCTTCAATGAAAAAACTCCGTTCGACTTTTGCAGAATATGGTCTAGGGACTGAGACAGGAATTGATTTACCGACAGAATCTACAGGCTATATTCCCAAAAACTTCACAGTCAGCAATTATATTACGGATGCTTTTGGTCAGTTTGATAACTACACACCACTTCAGTTGGCTCAATATGCGTCGACAGTAGCCAATAACGGTAAACGGGTAGCTCCGCATCTGGTTGAAGGTATTTACGCCAACAATGACCAAGGTGGACTGGGAGACTTGATTGAGAAGAAGGAAACAAAAGAATTAAATCAGGTCAATATTTCTGAGGAAAATATGGCTCTGATAAAACAAGGTTTCTATCAGGTGGTTAATGGATGGAGTGGCTTTACAACTGGACGGACGATTGCGCAGGGCGCTATGGTTTCTATCAGCGCCAAAACAGGTACTGCTGAAACCTTTGTCAACGGTGGTACATCTGCTATCAACACCAATGTTGTATCCTATGCACCAAGCGATAATCCTAAAATAGCTGTAGCCGTGGTATTTCCGCACAATACTGACCTTTCCTCAACGGTCAGCCACAGTATCACCCGTGATATTATCAACCTTTATAACCAACAGCACCCTATGAATTAG
- the recR gene encoding recombination mediator RecR, with protein sequence MLYPTPIAKLIDSFSKLPGIGIKTATRLAFYTIGMSDDDVNEFAKNLLAAKRELTYCSICGNLTDDDPCAICTDQTRDQTVILIVEDSRDVSAMENIQEYHGLYHVLHGLISPMNGVGPDDINLKSLLTRLMDSQVTEVIVATNATADGEATSMYISRVLKPAGIKVTRLARGLAVGADIEYADEVTLLRAIENRTEL encoded by the coding sequence ATGCTTTATCCAACTCCTATCGCTAAATTGATTGATAGCTTTTCCAAACTGCCGGGGATCGGCATCAAGACAGCTACTCGTCTGGCCTTTTATACCATCGGGATGAGTGACGATGATGTCAATGAATTTGCCAAAAATCTACTAGCTGCCAAGCGTGAGCTGACTTACTGCTCTATCTGTGGCAATCTGACGGACGATGATCCTTGTGCTATCTGTACGGATCAAACGCGCGATCAGACTGTGATTCTGATCGTTGAGGATAGCCGCGATGTGTCTGCTATGGAAAATATCCAAGAATACCACGGCCTTTATCATGTTCTCCACGGCCTCATCTCCCCCATGAACGGTGTAGGACCAGATGACATCAACCTCAAGAGTCTCTTGACTCGCTTGATGGACAGCCAAGTGACGGAAGTGATTGTGGCTACTAATGCAACGGCTGACGGAGAAGCGACTTCTATGTATATTTCTCGAGTGCTCAAGCCTGCAGGCATCAAGGTGACTCGTCTGGCCCGCGGATTGGCTGTCGGCGCTGATATCGAATACGCAGACGAAGTGACCCTGCTCCGAGCGATTGAAAATCGGACAGAATTGTAA